A window of Piliocolobus tephrosceles isolate RC106 chromosome 13, ASM277652v3, whole genome shotgun sequence contains these coding sequences:
- the PCF11 gene encoding pre-mRNA cleavage complex 2 protein Pcf11 isoform X2, which yields MSEQTPAEAGAAGAREDACRDYQSSLEDLTFNSKPHINMLTILAEENLPFAKEIVSLIEAQTAKAPSSEKLPVMYLMDSIVKNVGREYLTAFTKNLVATFICVFEKVDENTRKSLFKLRSTWDEIFPLKKLYALDVRVNSLDPAWPIKPLPPNVNTSSIHVNPKFLNKSPEEPSTPGTVVSSPSISTPPIVPDIQKNLTQEQLIRQQLLAKQKQLLELQQKKLELELEQAKAQLAVSLSVQQETSNLGPGSAPSKLHVSQIPPMAVKAPHQVPVQSEKSRPGPSLQIQDVKGTNRDPRLNRISQHSHGKDQSHRKEFLMNTLNQSDIKTSKTIPSEKLNSSKQEKSKSGEKITKKELEQLDSKSKSKSKSPSPLKNKLSHTKDLKNQESESMRLSDMNKRDPRLKKHLQDKTDGKDDDVKEKRKTAEKKDKDEHMKSSEHRLAGSRNKIINGIVQKQDTITEESEKQGTKPGRSSTRKRSRSRSPKSRSPIIHSPKRRDRRSPKRRQRSMSPTSTPKAGKIRQSGVKQSHMEEFTPPSREDRNAKRSTKQDIRDPRRMKKTEEERPQETTNQHSTKSGTEPKENVENWQSSKSAKRWKSGWEENKSLQQVDEHSKPPHLRHRESWSSTKGILSPRAPKQPQHRLSVDANLQIPKELTLASKRELLQKTSERLASGEITQDDFLVVVHQIRQLFQYQEGKHRCNVRDSPTEENKGGLKKKPLLSDAELTYYEHKAKLKRTQVQHSFPRLDLLDPDIFDYPLTDALLSGIECEPSKSKHASRNSGAQFDRKEQFSERARRLSPISGSRTYAENLSPHEGRRRHDEQVSAKGVREEQRSPFNDRFPLKRPRYEDSDKPFVDSPASRFAGLDTNQRLTALAEDRPLFDGPSRPSVARDGPTKMIFEGPNKLSPRIDGPPTPASLRFDGSPGQMGGGGPLRFEGPQGQLGGGCPLRFEGPPGPVGTPLRFEGPIGQAGGGGFRFEGSPGLRFEGSAGGLRFEGPGGQPVGGLRFEGHRGQPVGGLRFEGPHGQPVGGLRFDNPRGQPVGGLRFEGGHGPSGAAIRFDGPHGQPGGGIRFEGPLLQQGVGMRFEGPHGQSVAGLRFEGQHNQLGGNLRFEGPHGQPGVGIRFEGPLVQQGGGMRFEGPSVPGGGLRIEGPLGQGGPRFEGCHALRFDGQPGQPSLLPRFDGLHGQPGPRFERTPGQPGPQRFDGPPGQQVQPRFDGVPQRFDGPQHQQTSRFDIPLGLQGTRFDNHPSQRLESVSFNQTGPYNDPPGNAFNTPSQGLQFQRHEQIFDSPQGPNFNGPHGPGNQSFSNPLNRASGHYFDEKNLQSSQFGNFGNIPAPMTVGNIQASQQVLSGVAQPVAFGQGQQFLPVHPQNPGFVQNPSGALPKAYPDNHLSQVDVNELFSKLLKTGILKLSQPDSATTLSEVAAQPPPEEEEDQNEDQDVPDLTNFTVEELKQRYDSVINRLYTGIQCYSCGMRFTTSQTDVYADHLDWHYRQNRTEKDVSRKVTHRRWYYSLTDWIEFEEIADLEERAKSQFFEKVHEEVVLKTQEAAKEKEFQSVPAGPAGAVESCEICQEQFEQYWDEEEEEWHLKNAIRVDGKIYHPSCYEDYQNTSSFDCTPSPSKTPVENPLNIMLNIVKNELQEPCESPKVKEERIDTPPACTEESIATPSEIKTENDTVESV from the exons CCCGAGGAGCCTTCAACACCTGGTACAGTGGTCAGTTCCCCTAGCATCTCCACTCCTCCAATTGTTCCTGATATACAAAAGAATCTTACACAAGAACAACTAATAAGGCAGCAGTTACTGGCAAAGCAAAAACAGTTGTTAGAACTTCAGCAGAAAAAGCTGGAGCTTGAGCTAGAGCAAGCTAAGGCACAACTG gcAGTTTCTCTTAGTGTTCAGCAGGAAACATCCAATTTAGGTCCTGGATCTGCACCATCCAAATTACATGTTTCACAGATTCCCCCTATGGCAGTTAAAGCTCCTCATCAGGTTCCTGTGCAATCTGAGAAAAGCCGTCCAGGACCATCCTTACAAATTCAGGATGTGAAAGGAACTAACCGGGATCCTCGTCTGAACAGGATAAGCCAACATTCTCATGGAAAAGATCAAAGTCACAGGAAAGAATTTCTAATGAACACATTAAACCAGTCTGATATTAAGACAAGTAAAACTATACCCTCTGAAAAACTAAATTCATCCaagcaagaaaaaagtaaatcaggTGAAAAAATAACCAAGAAAGAACTTGAACAATTAGATTCTAAATCAAAATCGAAATCGAAATCACCATCacctttgaaaaacaaattatctcACACAAAAGACTTGAAAAATCAAGAATCAGAAAGTATGAGGTTGTCTGATATGAACAAGAGAGACCCAAGATTAAAAAAACATCTTCAGGATAAGACTGATGGCAAAGATGATGatgtgaaagagaagagaaaaactgcagaaaaaaaggataaagatgAGCACATGAAGTCATCTGAACACAGACTGGCtggaagtagaaataaaatcataaatggcATTGTACAAAAACAGGATACAATAACAGAAGAGTCAGAAAAACAGGGGACAAAACCAGGGAGATCGAGTACTAGAAAGCGATCAAGATCTCGATCACCCAAGTCTAGGTCACCAATTATACATTCCCCAAAGAGAAGAGATAGGCGGTCACCCAAACGAAGGCAAAGAAGTATGTCTCCAACGTCAACACCTAAAGCTGGAAAGATTCGCCAGTCTGGAGTTAAGCAGTCACATATGGAAGAGTTTACACCACCTTCTAGGGAAGACAGAAACGCTAAGAGAAGTACTAAACAGGATATTCGGGATCCAAGGCGAATGAAAAAGACTGAAGAGGAGCGGCCACAAGAAACTACAAATCAGCATTCTACAAAGTCAGGCACTGAACCAAAGGAGAATGTAGAAAACTGGCAAAGTTCCAAGTCTGCCAAAAGATGGAAATCTGgttgggaagaaaataaaag CTTACAGCAGGTTGATGAACATAGTAAACCTCCTCATCTGAGGCATAGGGAGAGCTGGTCAAGCACTAAAGGAATTTTATCACCTCGAGCCCCAAAGCAGCCACAGCATCGATTAAGTGTAGATGCCAATCTTCAGATTCCTAAAGAGTTAACTCTTGCAAGCAAAAGAGAATTACTTCAAAAG ACGAGTGAACGTTTAGCATCTGGTGAAATTACACAGGATGACTTCCTTGTTGTTGTGCATCAAATTCGACAGCTATTTCAGTATCAAGAAGGTAAACATAGATGCAATGTACGGGATAGtcctacagaagaaaataaaggtggattaaaaaagaaacctCTCTTATCTGATGCTGAATTAACCTACTATGAACataaagcaaaactgaaaagGACACAGGTTCAGCATTCATTTCCAAGACTTGATCTCTTAGATCCTGATATTTTTGACTACCCTTTGACTGATGCCTTGTTGTCTGGAATAGAATGTGAGCCATCCAAAAGTAAACATGCAAGTAGGAATAGTGGAGCACAGTTTGACAGAAAAGAACAATTTAGTGAAAGAGCAAGACGTCTTTCTCCTATATCTGGGAGTCGTACTTATGCTGAGAATCTTTCACCCCATGAGGGCCGGAGAAGACATGACGAGCAAGTCTCTGCTAAAG gtgTGCGAGAAGAGCAGAGATCTCCATTCAATGATCGTTTTCCACTTAAGCGACCTCGATACGAAGATTCAGATAAACCATTCGTAGATAGCCCAGCATCAAGATTCGCCGGCCTGGATACAAATCAGCGACTTACAGCTTTAGCTGAAGACAGACCATTATTTGATGGACCTAGTAGGCCATCAGTAGCAAGAGATGGCCCAACCAAGATGATTTTTGAAGGACCTAATAAATTAAGCCCTCGAATTGATGGACCTCCCACACCAGCTTCTCTTCGGTTTGATGGGTCACCAGGACAAATGGGGGGAGGAGGCCCTTTGAGATTTGAAGGGCCACAAGGTCAGCTAGGAGGTGGTTGTCCTTTGAGATTTGAAGGTCCTCCAGGACCAGTGGGGACACCTCTGCGGTTTGAGGGCCCAATTGGTCAAGCAGGAGGAGGTGGTTTTCGGTTTGAAGGTTCCCCTGGTCTGAGGTTTGAGGGATCTGCAGGTGGTTTGCGATTTGAGGGACCAGGGGGCCAGCCTGTGGGTGGTCTGAGGTTTGAGGGACATCGTGGTCAACCCGTGGGTGGTCTAAGGTTTGAGGGACCTCATGGTCAGCCTGTGGGTGGACTTAGATTTGATAATCCCCGAGGTCAGCCTGTAGGTGGACTTAGATTTGAGGGGGGTCATGGTCCATCAGGGGCTGCGATTAGGTTTGATGGACCTCATGGTCAGCCAGGAGGTGGAATCAGATTTGAGGGCCCTTTGCTACAGCAAGGAGTTGGAATGAGGTTTGAGGGCCCCCATGGTCAGTCAGTAGCTGGTCTGAGATTTGAGGGACAACATAATCAACTTGGTGGGAACCTTAGGTTTGAGGGTCCACATGGCCAACCAGGGGTTGGTATCAGGTTTGAAGGCCCTTTAGTCCAACAAGGAGGTGGAATGAGGTTTGAGGGTCCTTCTGTACCAGGAGGTGGCCTGAGAATTGAAGGGCCTCTGGGTCAAGGTGGTCCAAGATTTGAAGGTTGTCATGCTTTAAGGTTTGATGGGCAGCCAGGTCAGCCGTCACTCTTGCCAAGATTTGATGGATTACATGGTCAGCCAGGTCCTAGATTTGAAAGGACTCCTGGTCAGCCAGGCCCTCAGAGGTTTGATGGACCACCTGGACAGCAGGTTCAGCCCAGATTTGATGGTGTACCTCAAAGATTTGATGGTCCACAACATCAGCAGACATCAAGGTTTGATATTCCTCTTGGTCTTCAAGGCACAAGATTTGACAATCACCCTTCACAAAGGCTTGAATCAGTATCTTTCAATCAGACTGGTCCATATAATGATCCACCTGGCAATGCTTTTAATACCCCATCCCAAGGACTACAGTTCCAAAGACATGAACAAATATTTGATTCACCTCAAGGACCAAATTTTAATGGACCACATGGCCCTGGAAACCAGAGTTTCTCTAATCCACTTAACAGAGCTTCTGGACActattttgatgaaaaaaatctTCAGAGTTCTCAATTTGGAAACTTTGGCAATATACCTGCTCCAATGACAGTAGGAAATATTCAGGCATCTCAACAG GTTCTGAGTGGTGTTGCTCAGCCAGTAGCTTTTGGTCAAGGACAACAGTTTTTACCAGTTCATCCACAAAATCCTGGATTTGTTCAGAATCCTTCAG gaGCCCTCCCTAAGGCGTATCCTGATAATCATCTCAGTCAAGTGGATGTAAAtgaattgttttcaaaattgctaaaaacaGGAATTCTCAAATTGTCCCAACCCGATTCAGCTACAACAC TAAGTGAAGTAGCTGCTCAGCCTCCCCCTGAAGAGGAGGAAGATCAAAATGAAGATCAAGATGTTCCAGATCTTACtaattttacagttgaagaattGAAACA acGTTATGACAGTGTTATAAATCGACTATACACTGGTATTCAGTGTTACTCTTGTGGAATGAGGTTTACAACATCACAGACAGATGTTTATGCGGATCATTTGGACTGGCATTATCGGCAAAATAGAACTGAAAAGGATGTTAGCAGAAAAGTCACTCATAGACGTTGGTACTACAGTTTAACA GACTGGATAGAATTTGAGGAGATAGCTGATCTGGAAGAACGGGCAAAGAGCCAGTTTTTTGAAAAGGTGCATGAAGAAGTTGTGCTCAAAACTCAAGAGGCTGCTAAAGAAAAAGAGTTCCAAAGTGTACCTGCTGGACCAGCTGGAGCAGTTGAG agTTGTGAAATCTGTCAAGAACAATTTGAACAATACTGggatgaagaagaggaggaatgGCATTTGAAAAATGCTATTAGAGTAGATGGAAag atTTATCATCCATCATGTTATGAAGATTATCAAAAT ACATCTTCATTTGATTGTACACCATCTCCCAGCAAGACACCAGTTGAAAACCCCTTGAATATTATGTTGAACATTGTCAAAAACGAATTGCAGGAACCCTGTGAAAGTCCCAAAGTTAAGGAAGAACGAATTGATACACCACCAGCTTGTACAGAGGAAAGCATAGCAACACCCtctgaaattaaaacagaaaatgacacaGTTGAGTcagtttaa
- the PCF11 gene encoding pre-mRNA cleavage complex 2 protein Pcf11 isoform X1, with the protein MSEQTPAEAGAAGAREDACRDYQSSLEDLTFNSKPHINMLTILAEENLPFAKEIVSLIEAQTAKAPSSEKLPVMYLMDSIVKNVGREYLTAFTKNLVATFICVFEKVDENTRKSLFKLRSTWDEIFPLKKLYALDVRVNSLDPAWPIKPLPPNVNTSSIHVNPKFLNKSPEEPSTPGTVVSSPSISTPPIVPDIQKNLTQEQLIRQQLLAKQKQLLELQQKKLELELEQAKAQLAVSLSVQQETSNLGPGSAPSKLHVSQIPPMAVKAPHQVPVQSEKSRPGPSLQIQDVKGTNRDPRLNRISQHSHGKDQSHRKEFLMNTLNQSDIKTSKTIPSEKLNSSKQEKSKSGEKITKKELEQLDSKSKSKSKSPSPLKNKLSHTKDLKNQESESMRLSDMNKRDPRLKKHLQDKTDGKDDDVKEKRKTAEKKDKDEHMKSSEHRLAGSRNKIINGIVQKQDTITEESEKQGTKPGRSSTRKRSRSRSPKSRSPIIHSPKRRDRRSPKRRQRSMSPTSTPKAGKIRQSGVKQSHMEEFTPPSREDRNAKRSTKQDIRDPRRMKKTEEERPQETTNQHSTKSGTEPKENVENWQSSKSAKRWKSGWEENKSLQQVDEHSKPPHLRHRESWSSTKGILSPRAPKQPQHRLSVDANLQIPKELTLASKRELLQKTSERLASGEITQDDFLVVVHQIRQLFQYQEGKHRCNVRDSPTEENKGGLKKKPLLSDAELTYYEHKAKLKRTQVQHSFPRLDLLDPDIFDYPLTDALLSGIECEPSKSKHASRNSGAQFDRKEQFSERARRLSPISGSRTYAENLSPHEGRRRHDEQVSAKGVREEQRSPFNDRFPLKRPRYEDSDKPFVDSPASRFAGLDTNQRLTALAEDRPLFDGPSRPSVARDGPTKMIFEGPNKLSPRIDGPPTPASLRFDGSPGQMGGGGPLRFEGPQGQLGGGCPLRFEGPPGPVGTPLRFEGPIGQAGGGGFRFEGSPGLRFEGSAGGLRFEGPGGQPVGGLRFEGHRGQPVGGLRFEGPHGQPVGGLRFDNPRGQPVGGLRFEGGHGPSGAAIRFDGPHGQPGGGIRFEGPLLQQGVGMRFEGPHGQSVAGLRFEGQHNQLGGNLRFEGPHGQPGVGIRFEGPLVQQGGGMRFEGPSVPGGGLRIEGPLGQGGPRFEGCHALRFDGQPGQPSLLPRFDGLHGQPGPRFERTPGQPGPQRFDGPPGQQVQPRFDGVPQRFDGPQHQQTSRFDIPLGLQGTRFDNHPSQRLESVSFNQTGPYNDPPGNAFNTPSQGLQFQRHEQIFDSPQGPNFNGPHGPGNQSFSNPLNRASGHYFDEKNLQSSQFGNFGNIPAPMTVGNIQASQQVLSGVAQPVAFGQGQQFLPVHPQNPGFVQNPSGALPKAYPDNHLSQVDVNELFSKLLKTGILKLSQPDSATTQVSEVAAQPPPEEEEDQNEDQDVPDLTNFTVEELKQRYDSVINRLYTGIQCYSCGMRFTTSQTDVYADHLDWHYRQNRTEKDVSRKVTHRRWYYSLTDWIEFEEIADLEERAKSQFFEKVHEEVVLKTQEAAKEKEFQSVPAGPAGAVESCEICQEQFEQYWDEEEEEWHLKNAIRVDGKIYHPSCYEDYQNTSSFDCTPSPSKTPVENPLNIMLNIVKNELQEPCESPKVKEERIDTPPACTEESIATPSEIKTENDTVESV; encoded by the exons CCCGAGGAGCCTTCAACACCTGGTACAGTGGTCAGTTCCCCTAGCATCTCCACTCCTCCAATTGTTCCTGATATACAAAAGAATCTTACACAAGAACAACTAATAAGGCAGCAGTTACTGGCAAAGCAAAAACAGTTGTTAGAACTTCAGCAGAAAAAGCTGGAGCTTGAGCTAGAGCAAGCTAAGGCACAACTG gcAGTTTCTCTTAGTGTTCAGCAGGAAACATCCAATTTAGGTCCTGGATCTGCACCATCCAAATTACATGTTTCACAGATTCCCCCTATGGCAGTTAAAGCTCCTCATCAGGTTCCTGTGCAATCTGAGAAAAGCCGTCCAGGACCATCCTTACAAATTCAGGATGTGAAAGGAACTAACCGGGATCCTCGTCTGAACAGGATAAGCCAACATTCTCATGGAAAAGATCAAAGTCACAGGAAAGAATTTCTAATGAACACATTAAACCAGTCTGATATTAAGACAAGTAAAACTATACCCTCTGAAAAACTAAATTCATCCaagcaagaaaaaagtaaatcaggTGAAAAAATAACCAAGAAAGAACTTGAACAATTAGATTCTAAATCAAAATCGAAATCGAAATCACCATCacctttgaaaaacaaattatctcACACAAAAGACTTGAAAAATCAAGAATCAGAAAGTATGAGGTTGTCTGATATGAACAAGAGAGACCCAAGATTAAAAAAACATCTTCAGGATAAGACTGATGGCAAAGATGATGatgtgaaagagaagagaaaaactgcagaaaaaaaggataaagatgAGCACATGAAGTCATCTGAACACAGACTGGCtggaagtagaaataaaatcataaatggcATTGTACAAAAACAGGATACAATAACAGAAGAGTCAGAAAAACAGGGGACAAAACCAGGGAGATCGAGTACTAGAAAGCGATCAAGATCTCGATCACCCAAGTCTAGGTCACCAATTATACATTCCCCAAAGAGAAGAGATAGGCGGTCACCCAAACGAAGGCAAAGAAGTATGTCTCCAACGTCAACACCTAAAGCTGGAAAGATTCGCCAGTCTGGAGTTAAGCAGTCACATATGGAAGAGTTTACACCACCTTCTAGGGAAGACAGAAACGCTAAGAGAAGTACTAAACAGGATATTCGGGATCCAAGGCGAATGAAAAAGACTGAAGAGGAGCGGCCACAAGAAACTACAAATCAGCATTCTACAAAGTCAGGCACTGAACCAAAGGAGAATGTAGAAAACTGGCAAAGTTCCAAGTCTGCCAAAAGATGGAAATCTGgttgggaagaaaataaaag CTTACAGCAGGTTGATGAACATAGTAAACCTCCTCATCTGAGGCATAGGGAGAGCTGGTCAAGCACTAAAGGAATTTTATCACCTCGAGCCCCAAAGCAGCCACAGCATCGATTAAGTGTAGATGCCAATCTTCAGATTCCTAAAGAGTTAACTCTTGCAAGCAAAAGAGAATTACTTCAAAAG ACGAGTGAACGTTTAGCATCTGGTGAAATTACACAGGATGACTTCCTTGTTGTTGTGCATCAAATTCGACAGCTATTTCAGTATCAAGAAGGTAAACATAGATGCAATGTACGGGATAGtcctacagaagaaaataaaggtggattaaaaaagaaacctCTCTTATCTGATGCTGAATTAACCTACTATGAACataaagcaaaactgaaaagGACACAGGTTCAGCATTCATTTCCAAGACTTGATCTCTTAGATCCTGATATTTTTGACTACCCTTTGACTGATGCCTTGTTGTCTGGAATAGAATGTGAGCCATCCAAAAGTAAACATGCAAGTAGGAATAGTGGAGCACAGTTTGACAGAAAAGAACAATTTAGTGAAAGAGCAAGACGTCTTTCTCCTATATCTGGGAGTCGTACTTATGCTGAGAATCTTTCACCCCATGAGGGCCGGAGAAGACATGACGAGCAAGTCTCTGCTAAAG gtgTGCGAGAAGAGCAGAGATCTCCATTCAATGATCGTTTTCCACTTAAGCGACCTCGATACGAAGATTCAGATAAACCATTCGTAGATAGCCCAGCATCAAGATTCGCCGGCCTGGATACAAATCAGCGACTTACAGCTTTAGCTGAAGACAGACCATTATTTGATGGACCTAGTAGGCCATCAGTAGCAAGAGATGGCCCAACCAAGATGATTTTTGAAGGACCTAATAAATTAAGCCCTCGAATTGATGGACCTCCCACACCAGCTTCTCTTCGGTTTGATGGGTCACCAGGACAAATGGGGGGAGGAGGCCCTTTGAGATTTGAAGGGCCACAAGGTCAGCTAGGAGGTGGTTGTCCTTTGAGATTTGAAGGTCCTCCAGGACCAGTGGGGACACCTCTGCGGTTTGAGGGCCCAATTGGTCAAGCAGGAGGAGGTGGTTTTCGGTTTGAAGGTTCCCCTGGTCTGAGGTTTGAGGGATCTGCAGGTGGTTTGCGATTTGAGGGACCAGGGGGCCAGCCTGTGGGTGGTCTGAGGTTTGAGGGACATCGTGGTCAACCCGTGGGTGGTCTAAGGTTTGAGGGACCTCATGGTCAGCCTGTGGGTGGACTTAGATTTGATAATCCCCGAGGTCAGCCTGTAGGTGGACTTAGATTTGAGGGGGGTCATGGTCCATCAGGGGCTGCGATTAGGTTTGATGGACCTCATGGTCAGCCAGGAGGTGGAATCAGATTTGAGGGCCCTTTGCTACAGCAAGGAGTTGGAATGAGGTTTGAGGGCCCCCATGGTCAGTCAGTAGCTGGTCTGAGATTTGAGGGACAACATAATCAACTTGGTGGGAACCTTAGGTTTGAGGGTCCACATGGCCAACCAGGGGTTGGTATCAGGTTTGAAGGCCCTTTAGTCCAACAAGGAGGTGGAATGAGGTTTGAGGGTCCTTCTGTACCAGGAGGTGGCCTGAGAATTGAAGGGCCTCTGGGTCAAGGTGGTCCAAGATTTGAAGGTTGTCATGCTTTAAGGTTTGATGGGCAGCCAGGTCAGCCGTCACTCTTGCCAAGATTTGATGGATTACATGGTCAGCCAGGTCCTAGATTTGAAAGGACTCCTGGTCAGCCAGGCCCTCAGAGGTTTGATGGACCACCTGGACAGCAGGTTCAGCCCAGATTTGATGGTGTACCTCAAAGATTTGATGGTCCACAACATCAGCAGACATCAAGGTTTGATATTCCTCTTGGTCTTCAAGGCACAAGATTTGACAATCACCCTTCACAAAGGCTTGAATCAGTATCTTTCAATCAGACTGGTCCATATAATGATCCACCTGGCAATGCTTTTAATACCCCATCCCAAGGACTACAGTTCCAAAGACATGAACAAATATTTGATTCACCTCAAGGACCAAATTTTAATGGACCACATGGCCCTGGAAACCAGAGTTTCTCTAATCCACTTAACAGAGCTTCTGGACActattttgatgaaaaaaatctTCAGAGTTCTCAATTTGGAAACTTTGGCAATATACCTGCTCCAATGACAGTAGGAAATATTCAGGCATCTCAACAG GTTCTGAGTGGTGTTGCTCAGCCAGTAGCTTTTGGTCAAGGACAACAGTTTTTACCAGTTCATCCACAAAATCCTGGATTTGTTCAGAATCCTTCAG gaGCCCTCCCTAAGGCGTATCCTGATAATCATCTCAGTCAAGTGGATGTAAAtgaattgttttcaaaattgctaaaaacaGGAATTCTCAAATTGTCCCAACCCGATTCAGCTACAACAC AAGTAAGTGAAGTAGCTGCTCAGCCTCCCCCTGAAGAGGAGGAAGATCAAAATGAAGATCAAGATGTTCCAGATCTTACtaattttacagttgaagaattGAAACA acGTTATGACAGTGTTATAAATCGACTATACACTGGTATTCAGTGTTACTCTTGTGGAATGAGGTTTACAACATCACAGACAGATGTTTATGCGGATCATTTGGACTGGCATTATCGGCAAAATAGAACTGAAAAGGATGTTAGCAGAAAAGTCACTCATAGACGTTGGTACTACAGTTTAACA GACTGGATAGAATTTGAGGAGATAGCTGATCTGGAAGAACGGGCAAAGAGCCAGTTTTTTGAAAAGGTGCATGAAGAAGTTGTGCTCAAAACTCAAGAGGCTGCTAAAGAAAAAGAGTTCCAAAGTGTACCTGCTGGACCAGCTGGAGCAGTTGAG agTTGTGAAATCTGTCAAGAACAATTTGAACAATACTGggatgaagaagaggaggaatgGCATTTGAAAAATGCTATTAGAGTAGATGGAAag atTTATCATCCATCATGTTATGAAGATTATCAAAAT ACATCTTCATTTGATTGTACACCATCTCCCAGCAAGACACCAGTTGAAAACCCCTTGAATATTATGTTGAACATTGTCAAAAACGAATTGCAGGAACCCTGTGAAAGTCCCAAAGTTAAGGAAGAACGAATTGATACACCACCAGCTTGTACAGAGGAAAGCATAGCAACACCCtctgaaattaaaacagaaaatgacacaGTTGAGTcagtttaa